Genomic segment of Gemmatimonadaceae bacterium:
AGCAGCCAGTCGAGGTATGTGCGAATCACCTGGTACTCGCTCGCCGCGGGCGAGAGCATCCGCAGCCGCTCGGTTTCGCGTTTTGCCTCGGCCGCAGCGCGGGGCGGGAGCTTCGCTTCCTCGATTTTGCGGAGTGTCTCGATCGCTTCCTTCTCGCCCGGATCTGCTTCGCCGAGCTCGGCCTGAATTGCTCGCAGCTGCTGGCGCAGGTAGAACTCGCGCTGGTGTTGCTCGATCTTGATCTCGGTCTGGCGCTTCACGTCTTCGACGACGTGTGCGCGACCGACCTCACGCTCCAGGCGCGTCAGCAGAAAGCGCAGGCGCTGACCGATGTCGAGCCGCTGAACGATCTCGTCCTTGTCTGAGATCTTGAAGTTCATGTTGGTCGCCGCGAGGTCGGCGAACCGGCCAGGGTCCGAGACGTTCATCCGGAGAATTGCGGGCACCTCGTCCGGAATGCGGTCGACCATCTTCGCCAGCGTTTCCGCGGCGTTGACCACTCTCCCTACGAGCTCATCGACTTCGACCGGATCCGCCGCGAGCTCCTTTGCCGGCTTGACGTGAGCGACGGGGTAGGGTGTCGTCTGGACGATCTTGTCGATGATGATTCGTCTGAGACCCTGGAGCGTGATCTGGACTGTGTCGCCGGGAAGATTGATTCGCTCATGAACGCGTGCGGCAACTCCCACGCGGCCGACGAATCGCTCGAGGTCTACCGGATCGTCGTGCTCGCCCGTCGCTATGACCAGCGCGACGATGAGCCCGGCCCCCTCGTGTTCTCTCAAGAGCGCGAGATTCTCCGGCGCGCCCATCTGCACGGCGATCGTTCCGAGCGGATAAACGATCGTGGAGCGCAGCGCCATCATCGGGAGATTCGGCGGAATCTCCGATTTCAGGATGTCGTCTTTGCGTGAGGGCTTGGCCATTCGCGGAAATTAAGTCCGGTCGCTGTGTCGAGCCAAGAAGCAGGAGCTGTGCGGCGGGCTCTCTGCTATGTCACTACCTGCGCCGGCCGTCGTTTCAGCAACGCCGCAAATCCAGAATGAGCGCGTATCGCGTCGATGGAGCCGTCGTGGTCGATCCACTTCCAATGTCCGAAGCCGTGGTCGATGGCTTTGCCGAGAGCGGCTATCGCCTCTTCTGCCTGTCCTTCCTGGGCGAAATTGCACGCGATGTTGTACAGCACCGACGGATCGTCCGGCTCCATCGCGAGTGCACGGCGGTTCCACTCTCGCGATTTCTCCGACTCACCCAGATAGGTCAGGTCGGCGGCGCCCATGTAGAGAGCTCGCGGATTGTCGGGATTCAGCTCGAGGTGTTTCCGCGCAGCGTCGTAGCCGCGCCTTGCCGCGCGAATGGAGTCTTCGCTGCGGCCGATCCCCTTGTAGATGTCGGCAAGAAGCGTGAGCGCCGCGAAATCGTCGGGCCGTACTGCGATTGCCCGCTCGAACCACTTCGCGGCCTCCTCGGCTTTGCCCTGTGCCGCGCAGGCGCGAGCGTAGAAATAAGCCGCCTCGAATGATTTCGGATCGAGTCGCATCGCTGTCTGAAATTCCTTTTCCGCCTCGTCGAAGCCGCTGCTCAGAGAGAGGGCGAGCCCGCGGGATGCGTGTGCCTCTGCAAGCTCCGGCGCCAGCTCGACCGCCCGCCGGCTGGCCGACTCGGCGCGGGCCAGGTTTGCGGGAGTCGCGTCGAAATACGTGTAAAGAAACGAGCAGCAGTCGGCGACCCCGGCGTGGGCGAGAGCATAACCGGGGTCGAGCTCGATTGCGCGCTCGAACATCTGGCGGGCGAATTCGTGACTCTTGCGGCGATGCTGGTGGAAGTACTGCCGGCCCCGCAGATAGGCTTCGTACGCCTCGACGTTCGCCGTCGGAATCTGCTCGATCGCCTTCTTTTCGTCCTCGCTCAATACCACCCGCAGCGCGGAGACGATGCTCTGCGCGATCTCGTCCTGAATCGCGAAAACGTCCTCGAGCTCCCTGTCGTAGCGCTCCGCCCAGAGCTGCGAGTTGTCGCTGGCATTCACCAATTGCGCCGTGAGTCGCAGTCGCTTGCCCGCCTTGCGCACGCTTCCCTCGAGAACGGTGCCCACCTGGAGGCGGCGTCCGATTTCCCGAATGTCCTCGTTTTTCCCCTTGAACGTGAAGGACGATGTGCGCGATGAAACTTTGAGCGCCTTGATCTTCGACAACGCGTTAATGATTTCTTCGGCAATTCCGTCCGCGAAGAACTCGCCCTCGGGGTCCGCGCTCAAGCTGGAGAACGGAAGGACTGCGATGGACTTCACCGCGCCCGCGCCGCCGGGAGTCAGCGGGCTCCCATCGGGCGTCGTGAGGTGAGAGGCCACCAGCGCTCTCGCAAAGTCCATCGTCGTCGAGAAACGCTCGCCGGCGTCCTTTGCCAGAGCCTTCGTCAGAGCGGTTTCCACTTCTTCCGGCGCCGAGGCAAATGCGGAGCGAATCGATGGCACGGGCTCAGTGAATCGTTTGCTCAGGACTGCCTGAGCTGTTGCCCCTACGAATGGCTTTCGACCCGAGAGCATCTCGTACAGCACGCAGGCGAGGCTGTATTGATCGCTGCGGCCATCCACCACACTGTCGCCGGCGGCCTGCTCCGGGCTGACGTACGCCGGCGTGCCGACCATCATGCCCGTCTGCGTGAGCGTATCACCGGAAGCGACGCTCACCGCCTTGGCGATGCCGAAGTCCATCACCATCGCCTCACCCTCCTGCAGCATCACGTTCTCCGGCTTGATGTCGCGGTGGACGATGTTCTGCCTGTGTGCATAGTCGAGCGCGGACGCAATACCACGGACGAGCTGAAGGGATTCCTCCAGCGGAACCTGTCCATCCCGGAGGAGTCGGTCGCGCAGCGACTCGCCCTCCACCACCGGCATCACATAGAAAAGAAACCCGGCCGCCTCTCCTGAATCGTAGAGCGGAACGATGTGGGGATGGTTGAGCCGCGCAGCAAGCTTGATCTCGCGCAGAAAGCGATCCGGGCCGAGCGACGAGCTGAGCTCGGGGTGCAGCACCTTGAGCGCAACGCGTCGGTCGTGACGCAGATCTTCGGCGAGATAGACGGTCGCCATACCGCCGCGGCCGAGCTCGCGGTCGAGCCTGTAGCGTGACACAAGCGCAGAATTCAGCTGTTGCTGCACGGCACTCCGTTGAAGAGGTTTTCGCGGCAAAACTACAGATGGGGCGGAACAACGGCCACCTGCATCGAGCGACTGACTACACCGTGGAGGACCTCCCCGTCAGGTGACCTGTCGTGTGTGAAACTCATCGAGCGCGGCCGACAACAGGCGCGGCGTTCGCGCCACGGCAAGCGCCACGCCGATCCACCAGCCCAGCCGGCCCGTCAGACCGAAACGACGCGTCATCGCCCACGCCGAAGAACGCAACGCGGCATGCTTCCACAAGGCGAGCCCGCGAGCCGCGGTGCAGGCCGAACAGCTCGTCGAGTGCCGAGCCAGCCGGCGCTCGAGCACGGCGAGCCCTGTCAACGCCAAGGCGCTGCCTGCGTCGCGTGAGATGCTCGACGAACGCCGCCGGACGATCGCGACGTTGTCCGGCACGCTCTGGAATTGCGCGCCCGAGGCGGCGACGCGGAGCCAGAAGTCCCAGTCTTGCTGATGCGGAAGACTCTCATCGAACATCCCGACTAGCGACAGGACGCTGCGGCGAAGGAACAATGCGTTGATTGGAGGCGACCCGGTGAGCAGCATCTGGTGAAACGGATCGGCGTCGAGCGAAAGCAGTGCGTCGTTGGCGTACAGCGGATGTCCCTCGAGGTCGACGCCGCGCCAGCCGCAGTGGAAGATCTCGGCCCCGGGAACCCGCGCGGCCGAGTCGATGAATCGCTGAAGGTAGCCATCCGGATGGAGGTCGTCTGCGTCGAGAAAAGCAAGGAACTCACCGCGTGACGAGCGAATTCCGTCATTCCGCGCCGCTGGCGCGCCGTGATGCGTCTGATGCCGCACTGAGATTCGGTCCCCGAAGTCCGCGAGGATTCGCGGCGTTTCGTCGGTCGAGCCGTCGTCAACAACCACCAGCTCGAGCTGGACGCCTTTCTGGACGAGGACGCTTTCGATGGCGTCAGCGACGAACGCCGCCCCGTTGTAAACCGGAATGACGACGGTGACGAGAGGTGATGACAATCAGTGCACTCTTGTCGAATAGATGACACCATCGGCGAACTTTTCGCGAGTCGACATGAAACATTGCGCTTCGATCTCGCGTGCACTCGGAACGTACCATCGCCAATTGACGCCGTTGAGGTAGACCAGAACTGCTTCCCCGCTCCGGATTGCCTCGCACATCGTAACCATGTCGCGCGCGTAGTCACCGTTCGGCAGTTCGGTATCTGGATTGACCTCCCTCGGAATCGAAACGGAGTTCCGCGCGGTCCTGAACCAGATTGCGTCTTCACCATTGGAATAGACCGTCCGGCTCGGGTAGCGCTTCACCAGGGCGGACAGGGTAGGCGAATTCCGCCAGGCGGTTGAGTTGAACGCGCGACCGTTAGCCCGAATGTCGATTGCCTCGGCCACGGCGCGTTTGGCGTTGATGCCGGTACACAACAGCAGGAAGAAGAGAGTGGCCTTCCAGACCAGCATGTTTTGAGCTTCGCGCGCGACTACCCACGCGAGCCCAATCACGGCGACAAGAAGCAGCAGCAGCGCCGGAAGAAGAATTCGATCGTCAAGCGGAGTTCGTGCGTCGAGGAACGAGATCGAGAATAGCACGAACGTTACGTACGCAACGAAGTAAGCCGCGCAGGTAATCCGGAGACTCGTGGCTTGGTCGGCGGATTTGCTTGAGAAGTACCTCCTTCGGGAGAGGTAGGATATCCCCAGGCCGACGAGCACCAGAGCGACCGCAACCTCCATGACCTTCCACATGTCAGGAACGAAAACCGCCAGAACAAAATCATGGAGCGTATTGAGGAGAGCCCTCACGTGTCCAAAATCCGCCGGATGAAACGAGAACTTCCAGTCACTCAATTTGTTCGCCGTAGCAACATTGCGAAGAATCCAGGCTCCGAGCGGAAGGGATGCGAGCGCCATACCGATGATCGCATCCCGCCGTCTCGCGAAGACTGGACGATCGCTGGCAACCAGGAGAATCATCCCCAGGATTGGAATCAGAATCACGCCCACAAAGCGCGTGGAAATCGCGAGGCCCAACGCGGAAGACCCAAGCAAAAGAACCCGCCGATCCGGCACCGCAACGTGGCGCGTCAGCAAGAGGAACCCTGTCAAGGTGAGGGCGATAAACGGGGGCTCGGACCATAACATCGAATGTACGGCGAGCATCGGCGCAGAAAGCAGCAGGAAGAGCATTGCAATGCAAGCCGCCGCGAGGCTGCGGCGCGTGCAGATCATTACTGCTACCCCCGTCAAAACGACGTTGTACGCAAAAAGGGCGGCGTGCAGCCATCTCGCACCGTTCAGCACATCTCCAGAGTTAAGAAAACCGACAGCTGCGAGAAGCATCGGATATCCAGGAGGATAGTGAGTCATCGGGTGACCCCTGTCGAAGAATCCGTTGCCGCCCAGAAGATTTTTTGCGGTCGACAAGTACACAATCGAGTCGGGGCTGACGCCCAGTCCGCCGCGCGTGATCCACAACATTGACGCGAACGCCACGGCACCGATGCCTGCAAACGCCAACACCCGGGCAAGTTGCGATCTGCTCACCTTAAGTCAGAATCGGGGATGAGTTTTCAATCACGCTCATTTCCGCCGGGACATGGGAATCCGGGGCCAACAAGTGCTCGGCGACCTGTCGAATGCAAGTTCCCTCTCCTCCAAACCTTTGCGGAAGATAGAAAGTCGCGACGGAGCAGTAGCGCAGCGAGCTCGACTATCTTCCACAAAGGGGACGAGCCGCTTGGCAGATTGCACTTGCGATATGGATTCCACCTGGATTCTTTTGGGGCTCTGCCTTTCGCCCACCATGTTTAATTTTCCCGCTTTCATCCGGCTTATTTCGGTATAAGAATGGACTCCCACACAAACGCGGCGCCGCAACGGCCTCCCCGGCTACGGTTGAATCCCGCGGTGACCTCACAGATCATCGACGACAACGCGGTCCTCATCGATCTGCGGACGAACGAGATCTACGAGATGAATCACACAAGTGCCCGACTGTGGCAACTCCTTGGTGAGGGGCTCGAAGTCGATGACATCGAGCGTCGGCTCGAGGCGGAGTTCGAGATCGAAGCGGAAGAGCTCCACCGGCAGATCGACACCTTTCTCGCCACGCTGCTGGACGCGAAGCTGGTGGAGCACGAATGACGACGGGTTCCACCATTCTTGCGCCGAGCGAGAGCTCACCGGTGATTCAGACCTCACCGGAATGGCTGGCTAGTTTCGGACCACGAAACGAGAACCTGCTCGGCGATGGCAGTGTCGCAACGGTGGTGCACGCTGAGGGCGATCGCGCCGAGCTGCGTCTCGTAACCGACTTGCCCGGCTCTGGGCCGGAGAGCCTGTCGCGATTGGGGTGTGGCCTCATTTTCTCCGGTGAGCTGTACGAGCGGGACGAACTCGCGAAGTCAATCGGGATCCGTCTTACCGACCGAATGAGCGCAGCGGAGCTCGTGCTGGAGAGCTACCTCGTCCGCGGAGAAGCGATCGTGAGTCAGATCAAGGGTGTCTTTGCGCTTATCATCTGGGATCCGCGCCGCGATCTGCTGCTTTGCGCGCGTGACCGAACGGGGATCTATCCTCTGTTCTACAGCGAGGCCGGACCGGACTTTGTCGCATC
This window contains:
- a CDS encoding protein kinase gives rise to the protein MQQQLNSALVSRYRLDRELGRGGMATVYLAEDLRHDRRVALKVLHPELSSSLGPDRFLREIKLAARLNHPHIVPLYDSGEAAGFLFYVMPVVEGESLRDRLLRDGQVPLEESLQLVRGIASALDYAHRQNIVHRDIKPENVMLQEGEAMVMDFGIAKAVSVASGDTLTQTGMMVGTPAYVSPEQAAGDSVVDGRSDQYSLACVLYEMLSGRKPFVGATAQAVLSKRFTEPVPSIRSAFASAPEEVETALTKALAKDAGERFSTTMDFARALVASHLTTPDGSPLTPGGAGAVKSIAVLPFSSLSADPEGEFFADGIAEEIINALSKIKALKVSSRTSSFTFKGKNEDIREIGRRLQVGTVLEGSVRKAGKRLRLTAQLVNASDNSQLWAERYDRELEDVFAIQDEIAQSIVSALRVVLSEDEKKAIEQIPTANVEAYEAYLRGRQYFHQHRRKSHEFARQMFERAIELDPGYALAHAGVADCCSFLYTYFDATPANLARAESASRRAVELAPELAEAHASRGLALSLSSGFDEAEKEFQTAMRLDPKSFEAAYFYARACAAQGKAEEAAKWFERAIAVRPDDFAALTLLADIYKGIGRSEDSIRAARRGYDAARKHLELNPDNPRALYMGAADLTYLGESEKSREWNRRALAMEPDDPSVLYNIACNFAQEGQAEEAIAALGKAIDHGFGHWKWIDHDGSIDAIRAHSGFAALLKRRPAQVVT
- a CDS encoding glycosyltransferase, whose product is MSSPLVTVVIPVYNGAAFVADAIESVLVQKGVQLELVVVDDGSTDETPRILADFGDRISVRHQTHHGAPAARNDGIRSSRGEFLAFLDADDLHPDGYLQRFIDSAARVPGAEIFHCGWRGVDLEGHPLYANDALLSLDADPFHQMLLTGSPPINALFLRRSVLSLVGMFDESLPHQQDWDFWLRVAASGAQFQSVPDNVAIVRRRSSSISRDAGSALALTGLAVLERRLARHSTSCSACTAARGLALWKHAALRSSAWAMTRRFGLTGRLGWWIGVALAVARTPRLLSAALDEFHTRQVT
- a CDS encoding PqqD family protein, which translates into the protein MDSHTNAAPQRPPRLRLNPAVTSQIIDDNAVLIDLRTNEIYEMNHTSARLWQLLGEGLEVDDIERRLEAEFEIEAEELHRQIDTFLATLLDAKLVEHE